One segment of Thermosynechococcus sp. HN-54 DNA contains the following:
- a CDS encoding OB-fold nucleic acid binding domain-containing protein, which yields MKIVRRRLVGWQAVYDIGLAGDHNFLLANGAIAANCFNKSHSTAYGYVTYQTAFLKANFPVEYMAALLTANSGDQDKVQRYIATCLSMGIEVLPPDVNRSDIDFTPVGDKILFGLSAVRNVGQGVIEAILQARAQGGAFQSLADFCERVPRAGGDSRILNRRALESLIACGAMDSLHPQRNRNQLMQDLPLVLEWAQARAKDRAVGQVNLFDMLAGSSSNEPSSSYDPAPSAPPVDDLPDAEKLRQEKDLLGFYVSNHPLKDIHRPAAMIAPISLADLEQHTGQGIVSVIALLTGLKPITTKRGERMAIVQLEDLTGQAEAVVFPKAYERIHGQLQLDHRLLLWGTLEMRDDRPQFLIEDAEPLEEVKLVLVDLPVEQAGDIQAQNRLSEVLKQQVGEMPKVPVVVKVTDGYHAQYVRLGSQFRVEDADRACHALTSAGFHAEASELLSLKL from the coding sequence GTGAAGATTGTCCGCCGGCGGCTGGTGGGTTGGCAAGCGGTCTATGACATTGGGTTAGCTGGGGATCACAATTTTCTTTTGGCCAATGGGGCGATCGCCGCCAATTGCTTTAACAAATCCCACTCCACGGCCTACGGCTACGTGACCTATCAAACCGCCTTTCTCAAAGCCAACTTTCCCGTCGAGTATATGGCAGCCTTGCTCACGGCGAATAGTGGCGACCAAGACAAGGTACAGCGCTATATTGCCACCTGTCTGAGCATGGGAATTGAGGTCCTTCCCCCCGATGTGAATCGCTCAGACATTGACTTTACGCCAGTGGGGGACAAAATTCTTTTTGGTCTGTCGGCAGTACGCAATGTCGGTCAGGGGGTGATTGAGGCCATTTTGCAGGCACGGGCACAAGGGGGCGCCTTTCAAAGTTTGGCGGATTTTTGCGAACGGGTTCCGCGTGCGGGGGGCGATAGTCGCATTCTCAATCGTCGTGCCCTTGAATCCCTGATTGCCTGTGGTGCCATGGATAGTCTCCATCCCCAGCGCAACCGCAACCAACTGATGCAGGATCTCCCCCTCGTGCTGGAGTGGGCACAAGCCCGCGCCAAGGATCGGGCGGTGGGGCAAGTGAACCTCTTTGATATGTTGGCGGGTAGCTCTAGCAATGAACCCAGCAGCAGCTATGACCCAGCCCCCAGTGCGCCGCCGGTGGATGATTTACCCGATGCTGAGAAGCTCCGCCAAGAAAAGGACCTGCTGGGATTTTATGTGTCGAACCATCCCCTCAAGGATATTCACCGACCAGCGGCCATGATTGCCCCCATTAGCTTAGCGGATCTCGAGCAGCACACGGGTCAAGGGATCGTGAGTGTGATTGCCCTGCTGACCGGACTCAAGCCCATTACCACCAAGCGCGGCGAGCGGATGGCCATTGTCCAGTTGGAAGACCTCACCGGTCAGGCGGAAGCGGTGGTTTTTCCCAAAGCCTATGAGCGGATTCATGGCCAATTGCAGCTGGATCATCGGCTGCTGCTGTGGGGCACCCTAGAGATGCGCGACGATCGCCCCCAATTCCTCATTGAAGATGCCGAACCGCTTGAAGAGGTGAAACTTGTCCTTGTGGATCTGCCAGTCGAGCAAGCAGGGGATATTCAAGCCCAAAATCGTCTCTCAGAAGTGCTCAAACAACAGGTGGGAGAGATGCCCAAGGTGCCGGTGGTGGTCAAAGTCACGGATGGCTACCATGCCCAGTACGTTCGCTTAGGGTCGCAGTTTCGCGTTGAGGATGCCGATCGCGCCTGCCATGCCCTCACCAGTGCCGGTTTTCATGCCGAAGCGAGTGAACTCCTAAGTCTCAAGCTTTAG
- a CDS encoding NFACT family protein, with amino-acid sequence MQPVDLTTLRAVCADLQHWLPARLETVYQRDRHTIALALRTLKKQGWLTLSWHPQAARIAFEPPPPRQPDTFTFSQQLHAQLNRLALVRVGLVNPWERVVVLEFTPRPQEATQWRLYAEIMSKYSNVILVNAEGEIVTAAHQVNAQQSRLRPILTGQPYVPPPPLTAALPSREIPFEQWQQQVSVIPGLLRQQLLKAYRGLSPALVQQLLADASLPLEIRTTDLTPEDWRRLFDQWQHWLDCLECERFLPQFTPTGYRVIPPLGTQSQPTATIHELLATYYQDHLRQQQTQQLRQQLHQSLQAQRQKLIAKIEGFRERLAAAAGGDRQRYLADLLMAHAHLWQPGMTELIVTDFATQEPLSIPLSPEKSAIQTAQELYKQQQKLKRAQQHITPLLTAAESELAYLDQVAATLTTATSLDVLEEIRAELIQQGYLTAPDYYRPPTTPSPYLRYTTPSGFTVLVGRNNRQNDDLTFRVASPYDWWFHTQEIPGSHVILRLEAGEVPSDKDIQYVADLAAYHSQARASAQVPVVYTRRKYVQKPKGANPGMVIYDQATVVWGYPLSVSDNLTSMSQGGEQLRCAKSDHHGIVAE; translated from the coding sequence GTGCAACCCGTTGATTTGACTACCCTGCGTGCTGTTTGTGCCGATCTCCAACATTGGCTACCGGCACGGCTGGAAACCGTTTACCAGCGCGATCGCCACACGATTGCCTTGGCTCTACGCACGCTGAAAAAGCAGGGTTGGCTCACCCTCAGTTGGCATCCCCAAGCGGCACGCATTGCCTTTGAACCACCGCCCCCCCGCCAACCCGACACCTTTACCTTTAGTCAGCAACTCCATGCCCAACTCAATCGCCTTGCCCTTGTGCGCGTGGGTTTAGTCAACCCTTGGGAGCGGGTTGTGGTCTTGGAATTTACCCCCCGTCCGCAGGAAGCAACGCAATGGCGTCTCTATGCCGAGATTATGAGCAAGTACAGCAACGTCATTCTGGTCAATGCTGAGGGAGAAATTGTTACCGCCGCCCACCAAGTCAATGCCCAACAGTCCCGCTTGCGACCGATTCTGACCGGTCAACCCTATGTGCCCCCACCCCCTCTGACAGCAGCGCTACCGAGTCGCGAGATTCCCTTTGAACAGTGGCAACAACAGGTGAGTGTGATCCCCGGACTGCTGCGGCAGCAACTCCTGAAGGCTTATCGGGGATTGAGTCCTGCCTTGGTACAGCAACTTTTGGCAGATGCTAGCCTCCCCCTAGAGATCCGCACGACGGATTTGACGCCTGAAGACTGGCGGCGGCTGTTTGATCAGTGGCAGCACTGGCTGGATTGTTTAGAGTGCGAGCGTTTCCTGCCCCAATTCACACCAACCGGCTATCGCGTTATTCCCCCCCTTGGGACTCAGAGCCAGCCAACGGCCACTATCCATGAGCTGCTTGCCACCTACTACCAAGATCACCTGCGGCAACAGCAAACCCAACAACTCCGTCAACAATTGCACCAAAGCCTACAGGCACAGCGACAAAAACTGATTGCCAAAATTGAGGGCTTTCGGGAACGCTTAGCGGCAGCGGCTGGGGGCGATCGCCAGCGGTACTTGGCCGACCTACTAATGGCCCATGCCCACCTGTGGCAACCGGGGATGACGGAACTGATCGTGACGGACTTTGCTACCCAAGAACCCCTGTCCATTCCCCTCTCCCCAGAGAAGAGCGCCATCCAAACGGCTCAGGAGCTGTACAAACAACAGCAAAAACTCAAACGTGCCCAACAGCATATTACCCCCCTCCTCACCGCTGCTGAAAGCGAACTGGCCTATCTCGATCAGGTGGCCGCCACACTCACGACCGCTACTTCCCTTGATGTCCTTGAAGAGATTCGCGCTGAACTGATTCAACAGGGATACCTCACTGCCCCTGATTACTATCGTCCCCCAACAACCCCCAGTCCCTACTTGCGCTATACCACCCCCAGTGGTTTCACCGTTCTCGTGGGGCGCAACAACCGCCAGAATGACGATCTAACGTTTCGGGTGGCCAGTCCCTATGACTGGTGGTTTCACACCCAAGAGATTCCCGGCAGCCACGTGATTTTGCGCCTTGAAGCGGGGGAAGTGCCCAGTGACAAAGACATTCAATACGTGGCGGATCTTGCCGCCTACCATAGTCAAGCTCGTGCCAGTGCCCAAGTGCCGGTCGTCTATACCCGCCGTAAGTATGTGCAAAAACCCAAGGGCGCCAATCCGGGGATGGTGATTTATGATCAAGCAACGGTCGTGTGGGGTTATCCTCTTAGCGTCAGCGACAACCTTACCAGCATGTCCCAAGGGGGCGAACAGCTTCGCTGCGCCAAAAGCGATCACCACGGGATCGTGGCAGAATAG
- the rpsR gene encoding 30S ribosomal protein S18 yields the protein MAFYRRRISPIPPGQPIDYKDVDLLRRFITERGKILPRRVTGLTAKQQRQLAVAIKRARIMALLPFLNVEG from the coding sequence ATGGCATTTTATCGGCGACGCATTTCCCCCATTCCCCCTGGCCAACCCATTGACTACAAAGACGTGGATTTGCTGCGACGCTTCATCACTGAGCGGGGAAAAATTTTGCCTCGACGGGTAACGGGTCTGACCGCCAAGCAACAGCGGCAACTAGCGGTGGCCATTAAGCGGGCACGGATCATGGCACTCTTGCCCTTCTTGAACGTCGAAGGCTAG
- the rpmG gene encoding 50S ribosomal protein L33, with protein sequence MAKAKGARIIITLECTECRTNPAQRSPGVSRYTTTKNRRTTTGRLELKKFCPHCNKHTVHKEIK encoded by the coding sequence ATGGCTAAAGCAAAAGGCGCCAGAATCATTATCACCCTAGAGTGCACAGAGTGTCGCACCAATCCGGCACAGCGATCGCCCGGTGTCTCTCGCTACACCACAACCAAAAATCGTCGCACCACCACAGGGCGGTTAGAACTGAAGAAATTTTGCCCCCACTGCAACAAGCACACCGTTCACAAAGAAATCAAGTAA
- a CDS encoding DUF4912 domain-containing protein codes for MPKDLPPLEEMTLRQLRRVASELQVSRYSRMRKDQLLAAIREKQAQANGSTTTISVQPVPSSLESQEKVEAAKFDLGPAQDDVLLASVDEGLGDLPGGYGESRIVLMPRDPQWAYAYWDVPNEHREELRRQGGQQLALRLYDATNINLDSQIPHSVQEYPCDELAREWYLPIPVSDRDYVVEIGYRCADGRWLVLARSTPVHIPPAYPSDWVWDQFITVDWDMDLRGKTVFDLGAPLAGTTEPNPIYEGIFAMAEGAEAQRVAGSLFGSMHQVPGFISQLPEMAISSYVFPSGVGLWAVPTVSGLTMSGVGFSASAAPIRPRKFWLVADAELIVYGATEPDATVTIGGRPIKLNPDGTFRFQMSFQDGLIDFPILAVAADGEQNRAIHMKFTRETPERRTNTKEEAVLEWLA; via the coding sequence ATGCCGAAAGATCTCCCCCCTTTAGAAGAAATGACCTTGCGGCAGTTGCGGCGGGTCGCCAGTGAACTGCAAGTGTCCCGCTATAGCCGTATGCGCAAAGATCAACTCCTCGCTGCCATCCGTGAAAAGCAGGCGCAAGCCAACGGATCCACCACCACCATTTCTGTCCAACCTGTCCCCTCTAGTCTGGAGTCGCAAGAAAAAGTGGAAGCAGCAAAATTTGACCTCGGTCCTGCTCAAGATGATGTTCTCTTGGCCTCTGTAGATGAAGGCCTTGGGGATTTGCCCGGTGGCTATGGTGAAAGCCGCATTGTCCTCATGCCTCGGGATCCGCAGTGGGCCTACGCCTATTGGGATGTGCCCAACGAGCACCGCGAAGAATTGCGGCGGCAGGGGGGTCAGCAACTGGCTCTCCGCCTCTATGACGCCACCAATATTAACCTCGACAGCCAAATTCCCCACAGTGTTCAGGAATACCCCTGCGATGAGTTGGCACGGGAGTGGTACTTACCGATTCCCGTCAGCGATCGCGACTATGTGGTGGAAATTGGCTACCGCTGTGCCGATGGCCGTTGGCTCGTCCTAGCCCGTTCCACCCCGGTACACATTCCTCCTGCCTACCCCTCCGATTGGGTTTGGGATCAATTCATTACGGTGGATTGGGACATGGATCTGCGGGGCAAAACCGTCTTTGATCTGGGGGCACCCTTGGCGGGCACAACTGAACCCAATCCCATTTACGAAGGCATCTTTGCCATGGCCGAAGGAGCCGAAGCGCAGCGGGTGGCCGGTTCTCTCTTTGGCTCGATGCACCAAGTCCCCGGGTTCATCTCCCAGTTGCCCGAAATGGCCATCAGTTCCTACGTCTTCCCTTCTGGGGTTGGGCTATGGGCTGTGCCGACGGTCTCGGGTCTGACGATGTCGGGCGTTGGCTTCTCAGCTTCGGCGGCTCCCATTCGCCCTCGCAAATTCTGGTTGGTGGCGGATGCTGAACTCATTGTCTATGGGGCTACGGAGCCAGATGCCACTGTCACGATTGGTGGGCGCCCCATCAAACTCAATCCCGATGGCACGTTCCGCTTCCAGATGTCCTTCCAAGATGGCCTCATCGACTTCCCGATCTTGGCAGTGGCAGCAGATGGGGAACAAAACCGCGCCATTCACATGAAGTTCACCCGCGAAACCCCCGAGCGCCGCACCAATACCAAGGAAGAAGCGGTGCTGGAGTGGCTGGCCTAA
- a CDS encoding DUF1815 family protein: MFYRLAEQHRQFIRDLVLNLQALAIALENRGYMASCYTCGGELNSASFMVSLADNHLIRFLVSDYGITWTEMRDDRELMKLEGAEAINQLQELANLLKEVRIPTAV, translated from the coding sequence ATGTTTTACCGCTTAGCCGAACAACACCGCCAGTTTATTCGCGATTTAGTCCTGAACCTTCAGGCTCTCGCGATCGCCCTAGAAAACCGAGGCTACATGGCCTCCTGCTACACCTGTGGCGGTGAACTCAACAGTGCCTCCTTCATGGTCAGCTTGGCCGACAACCACCTGATTCGCTTCTTGGTCTCTGACTATGGGATCACTTGGACTGAAATGCGCGATGACCGCGAATTGATGAAACTCGAAGGGGCAGAGGCGATCAACCAACTGCAAGAACTGGCCAATCTCCTCAAGGAAGTCCGTATCCCCACTGCGGTTTAA
- a CDS encoding NUDIX hydrolase, whose product MPATTIVPVALAILYQGDRVLMQLRDDSPHILYAGHWGLFGGHLELGEDPLAAVQREVQEEIGYCPPQLTLFGEYADPQVHRYIFTAPLTCGLADLQLNEGQGMDLVPYESVVAGVHYAQTLGEDRPLGAIHQRILLDFFAQFRRESPV is encoded by the coding sequence ATGCCAGCAACCACGATTGTTCCCGTTGCCCTTGCCATTCTCTACCAAGGCGATCGCGTTCTTATGCAGCTCCGAGATGACAGTCCCCATATCTTGTATGCCGGCCATTGGGGACTGTTTGGCGGCCACCTTGAACTGGGAGAAGATCCCCTTGCCGCTGTGCAGCGCGAAGTTCAGGAGGAAATTGGTTACTGCCCGCCCCAGCTAACATTGTTTGGTGAGTACGCTGATCCGCAGGTGCATCGCTATATTTTCACAGCACCTTTAACTTGCGGGTTAGCCGACTTACAACTCAATGAAGGACAGGGCATGGACTTAGTGCCCTATGAGTCTGTGGTGGCCGGGGTTCACTATGCCCAAACCCTCGGCGAAGATCGCCCCTTAGGCGCCATCCACCAGCGCATTCTGCTCGACTTCTTTGCTCAATTCAGGAGAGAATCACCCGTTTAA
- a CDS encoding metal ABC transporter substrate-binding protein, translated as MAIQAHLKCWGLLVILGVFLGSCAPQAQSPQEQETSQAAAQFTIVTTFLPITAFTKAVAGDRATVEQLLPANMDPHDFQARPEDVRLLSTTRVLVKNGLEMETFLDKLIANAANPNLKIIDTSAGVTTLAGKKDDHEHHHDHAHDDDSHSHGEFNPHIWLDPQRAMQQVKNIRDGLIAVDPEGAAIYEQNSAAFIQELQALDALAREKLTPFVGKTFVVYHDVAPYFAERYNLKTIYLVGIPSVNPSPADVQRVIQAVQQSDLKTLLTEPGQEQVFESLAQDLGVQVSVFDPLERAPTAADLTPTYFLQRMEQNIRNLAEAFGAQQRAYRRPDSIAVVGSWMRRNTPLGAAL; from the coding sequence ATGGCCATCCAAGCCCACCTTAAATGCTGGGGGCTGCTGGTAATTCTGGGGGTATTTTTGGGAAGTTGCGCCCCCCAAGCCCAGTCGCCACAGGAGCAGGAGACCTCACAGGCAGCAGCGCAATTCACGATTGTGACGACTTTCTTACCCATCACTGCCTTTACAAAAGCGGTCGCGGGCGATCGCGCCACTGTCGAGCAACTCTTGCCGGCCAATATGGATCCCCATGACTTTCAAGCGCGGCCGGAGGATGTGCGGCTGCTGTCCACAACAAGGGTTTTGGTCAAAAATGGCCTTGAGATGGAAACCTTCTTAGACAAACTGATTGCAAACGCCGCTAATCCCAATCTCAAGATCATTGATACCAGCGCGGGGGTGACGACCCTTGCCGGCAAAAAAGATGATCACGAGCACCACCACGACCACGCTCATGATGACGACAGTCACAGCCACGGTGAATTCAACCCCCACATTTGGCTGGATCCCCAGCGTGCCATGCAGCAGGTGAAAAACATTCGCGATGGTCTGATTGCCGTAGATCCTGAAGGGGCTGCCATCTACGAGCAAAATAGTGCCGCCTTTATTCAAGAGTTACAAGCTCTAGACGCGCTTGCACGCGAAAAACTCACTCCCTTTGTAGGCAAAACATTTGTGGTTTATCACGATGTGGCGCCCTATTTTGCCGAGCGTTATAACCTGAAAACGATCTATCTCGTGGGTATTCCCTCCGTTAACCCCTCACCAGCAGATGTGCAGCGAGTGATCCAGGCGGTGCAACAAAGTGATCTGAAAACGCTCCTGACGGAACCGGGGCAAGAACAGGTCTTTGAGAGCTTAGCGCAGGATTTGGGCGTACAAGTGAGTGTGTTTGATCCCCTAGAGCGTGCTCCCACCGCCGCTGATCTCACGCCGACCTACTTCCTGCAAAGGATGGAGCAAAATATTCGCAATCTAGCTGAGGCTTTTGGGGCGCAACAGCGAGCCTATCGTCGTCCCGATTCAATTGCTGTAGTGGGATCATGGATGCGGCGGAACACACCTTTAGGGGCAGCACTGTGA
- the psbQ gene encoding photosystem II protein PsbQ, which yields MLRLNRKSLISILLSVVALILVGCGGPSATTTPPPTYSELQITRIQDYLSDIEKNAERFADLEASVAKGDWQEARNIMRGPLGEMLMDMRALNRNLLAKDQPTPTALTRALTDDFLKIDQGADLNSITVAQEGFREAEADFKAYLNSLPELS from the coding sequence ATGCTGCGCCTAAATCGAAAGTCGCTAATTTCAATCCTATTAAGCGTTGTTGCCCTTATTTTGGTAGGTTGTGGTGGACCAAGTGCAACAACAACACCGCCTCCGACCTATAGTGAGTTGCAAATCACTCGCATTCAAGACTATCTCAGTGACATTGAGAAAAATGCCGAACGCTTTGCCGATTTAGAGGCCAGTGTAGCCAAAGGGGATTGGCAGGAAGCTCGCAACATCATGCGTGGCCCCCTCGGTGAAATGTTGATGGATATGCGTGCTCTGAACCGCAACCTCTTGGCCAAGGATCAACCCACGCCCACGGCTTTGACCCGCGCCCTCACCGATGACTTCCTAAAAATTGATCAAGGCGCCGATCTGAATAGTATTACCGTGGCTCAAGAGGGCTTCCGTGAGGCTGAAGCGGACTTCAAAGCCTATCTCAATAGCTTGCCTGAGTTGTCCTAG
- a CDS encoding RDD family protein produces the protein MALSRQYPPPLPLAQPWRRAIATSIDFILIWLTSVVGITPGAAIQWGQLFVFALVWWLLRVAMVNRNKGQSPGHWLMNVRLLDQRQRTPDLLSLSKRELVIGVGALLTLAGLESYGPSMALIILALPLAVDCSLAWIDEEHCTLHDRLGGTKVYRCRRGFALDRKLIELVSKIRKDLP, from the coding sequence ATGGCACTTTCCCGTCAATATCCACCCCCCTTACCACTGGCTCAGCCTTGGCGACGGGCGATCGCCACCAGCATTGACTTTATCCTAATCTGGCTGACAAGTGTTGTCGGTATCACGCCGGGGGCCGCGATTCAGTGGGGGCAACTGTTTGTTTTTGCCTTGGTCTGGTGGTTGCTGCGGGTAGCGATGGTGAACCGCAATAAGGGTCAAAGCCCCGGCCATTGGCTGATGAATGTGCGCCTGCTGGATCAGCGGCAGCGGACGCCGGACCTGCTTTCTCTCAGCAAGCGAGAACTGGTGATTGGCGTCGGGGCACTGTTGACATTGGCGGGCTTGGAATCCTATGGCCCTAGTATGGCACTGATTATTTTGGCACTGCCCTTGGCCGTTGACTGTAGCTTGGCGTGGATTGATGAAGAGCACTGCACCCTCCACGATCGCCTAGGGGGTACAAAGGTGTATCGCTGTCGGCGGGGCTTTGCCCTCGATCGCAAGCTCATTGAATTGGTGAGCAAAATCCGTAAAGATCTGCCATAA
- a CDS encoding alpha/beta fold hydrolase, protein MTEASLSWQHQYLSVNQVRLHYVTQGSGDLVILLHGFPEFWYSWRFQIPVLARHFKVVVPDLRGYNDSEKPAHGYDLDTLSQDVTALIQELGYERAHIVGHDCGGLIAWHVAARFPQMVQHLAVLNTPHPYRVGLELWQQLEHFWRNWPLLACHIPGVAEYWLGHNLRSFLQDLFQRYSIRKAAFSAETVQLYQAALEKAGAIAAVLKSYRHLFSPQQWWHLLQQHTEAITSPTLILWGADDPLAQPSLANGIEAWIHAPWRLKYLPDCGHWAQQEVPGLVNRELLAFLRA, encoded by the coding sequence ATGACTGAAGCGTCCCTTAGTTGGCAACACCAGTACCTCAGCGTTAACCAAGTGCGCCTGCACTATGTCACCCAAGGCAGCGGTGATCTTGTGATTTTGTTGCATGGCTTTCCAGAGTTTTGGTACTCTTGGCGATTTCAAATTCCCGTACTGGCTCGTCATTTCAAGGTTGTAGTGCCAGATCTGCGGGGCTACAATGACTCCGAGAAGCCTGCCCACGGCTATGATCTCGATACCCTCAGCCAAGATGTCACGGCGCTGATCCAAGAACTGGGCTATGAACGCGCACACATCGTCGGTCATGATTGCGGTGGCCTGATAGCTTGGCACGTGGCGGCACGCTTTCCCCAAATGGTGCAGCATTTAGCAGTCTTGAATACCCCCCATCCCTACCGTGTGGGACTGGAACTGTGGCAGCAGTTGGAACATTTTTGGCGCAACTGGCCGCTATTGGCCTGTCACATTCCCGGTGTAGCGGAATACTGGCTGGGGCATAATCTGCGGAGTTTTTTGCAGGATCTCTTTCAACGCTACTCCATCCGCAAGGCCGCCTTCTCGGCAGAAACCGTGCAACTCTATCAAGCAGCTCTCGAAAAAGCGGGGGCGATCGCTGCGGTGCTCAAAAGTTATCGCCATCTTTTTTCACCCCAACAGTGGTGGCACCTGCTGCAACAGCACACGGAAGCCATTACTAGCCCTACCCTGATCCTCTGGGGCGCCGATGATCCCCTCGCCCAACCTAGTCTTGCCAATGGCATCGAAGCGTGGATCCATGCACCGTGGCGGCTGAAATATCTGCCCGACTGTGGCCATTGGGCACAACAGGAAGTGCCGGGGCTAGTCAATCGCGAACTGCTTGCCTTTTTGCGTGCCTAA
- a CDS encoding metal ABC transporter ATP-binding protein has translation MNEYLLEVENLSVRRGDRWVVENVSFTLAADTNMAIIGPNGAGKSSLIQAILGIIPYQQGRVTLLGYGMGYRRTLPYVRQQVAYLPQNFQCDPRIPITVAEFVGLGWGQPTWQWPWQHRQQRDRAIFESLQRLHLEHLATQPMSSLSGGETKRALLAYCLVQPRRLLILDEAPAGLDLRSEQQFYDLLETLKVSEGWAILQISHHLERVKATCDQVLYLDRSVQGLGTPERVLQQFAA, from the coding sequence GTGAACGAATACCTGCTAGAGGTGGAAAACCTCTCGGTGCGGCGGGGCGATCGCTGGGTGGTGGAAAATGTCTCCTTTACCCTCGCCGCTGATACAAATATGGCCATTATTGGTCCCAATGGGGCAGGCAAAAGTAGCCTGATTCAAGCCATTTTGGGCATTATTCCCTACCAGCAGGGACGGGTTACCCTCTTGGGCTATGGTATGGGCTATCGCCGCACGCTCCCCTATGTCCGCCAACAGGTGGCTTATTTGCCGCAAAACTTCCAGTGCGATCCACGGATTCCAATCACGGTGGCTGAATTTGTCGGTTTGGGCTGGGGGCAACCGACGTGGCAGTGGCCTTGGCAGCACCGACAGCAGCGCGATCGCGCCATCTTTGAGAGTCTCCAACGCCTGCACCTCGAACATCTTGCGACACAACCCATGAGTTCTCTCTCTGGGGGCGAAACAAAACGCGCCCTCTTGGCCTATTGCTTGGTGCAACCCCGTCGTCTCCTGATTTTGGATGAAGCCCCCGCTGGCTTAGATCTCCGAAGTGAGCAACAATTTTATGACCTACTGGAGACCCTCAAGGTAAGTGAGGGCTGGGCGATTCTACAAATTTCCCATCACTTGGAGCGGGTAAAGGCAACCTGTGATCAGGTGCTGTATCTCGATCGCTCTGTCCAAGGGCTAGGAACCCCCGAACGGGTGCTGCAACAGTTTGCCGCTTAA
- a CDS encoding SufS family cysteine desulfurase, protein MTIAPSCSLADLCRADFPILARQVHDRPLIYFDNAATSQKPLAVLNTLEDYYRRYNSNVHRGVHTLSAEATTAYEGARQKVARFVNAASAEEIIYTRNASEAINLVAYSWGMNTLREGDEIILTVMEHHSNLIPWQFVAQKTGARLKFVELTPEQIFDLNHYESLLSDRTRLVAVAHVSNTLGCLNPIPEIVRLAHAQGARVLVDACQSVPHLPIDVQELGCDWLVASGHKMCAPTGIGFLWGRAELLRQMPPFLGGGEMIADVFLDHATYADIPHKFEAGTPAIAEAIALGAAVDYLSQWGMERIHAYEQELTAYLFERLQELPGVTVYGPKSGDRAALASFTVGEVHPHDLSTILDQAGIAIRAGHHCTQPLHRHLGVQSTARASLYFYNTRAEIDQFIAALGEAIAFFSDVFA, encoded by the coding sequence ATGACGATCGCCCCTAGCTGCTCCCTTGCTGATCTGTGCCGTGCTGACTTTCCAATTTTGGCGCGACAGGTGCACGATCGCCCCTTGATTTACTTTGATAATGCGGCCACCTCCCAGAAGCCCTTAGCGGTTCTCAATACCCTTGAGGACTACTATCGTCGCTACAACTCGAATGTCCATCGAGGGGTTCACACGCTGAGTGCTGAGGCGACCACGGCCTACGAAGGGGCACGGCAAAAAGTGGCGCGGTTTGTCAATGCGGCCAGCGCTGAGGAGATTATCTACACCCGCAATGCCAGTGAGGCGATTAACCTCGTGGCCTATAGCTGGGGCATGAATACGCTGCGGGAAGGGGATGAAATTATCCTGACGGTAATGGAGCACCACAGCAATCTGATCCCGTGGCAGTTTGTGGCGCAGAAAACCGGTGCTCGCCTCAAGTTTGTCGAACTCACGCCAGAGCAAATTTTTGATCTCAACCATTATGAAAGTCTTTTGAGCGATCGCACGCGCTTGGTGGCCGTCGCCCATGTCTCGAATACGTTAGGCTGTCTCAACCCCATTCCGGAGATTGTCCGCCTTGCCCATGCTCAGGGAGCGCGGGTACTGGTGGATGCCTGCCAAAGTGTACCGCATCTCCCCATTGATGTGCAGGAGTTGGGCTGCGATTGGCTGGTGGCCTCCGGTCACAAAATGTGTGCACCCACAGGGATTGGCTTTCTTTGGGGACGGGCGGAGCTGCTGCGGCAAATGCCCCCCTTTTTGGGTGGTGGGGAAATGATTGCCGATGTCTTTCTCGACCATGCCACGTATGCCGATATTCCCCATAAGTTTGAGGCGGGAACGCCAGCCATTGCCGAGGCGATCGCCCTTGGGGCAGCGGTGGATTATCTCAGCCAGTGGGGGATGGAGCGCATTCACGCCTACGAGCAGGAACTCACGGCCTATCTCTTTGAACGCCTCCAAGAGCTTCCCGGTGTCACAGTGTATGGCCCCAAATCGGGCGATCGCGCTGCCTTGGCGAGCTTTACTGTCGGTGAGGTTCACCCCCACGATCTCTCCACCATTCTCGATCAGGCGGGGATTGCGATTCGAGCCGGACACCACTGCACACAACCCTTGCATCGCCATTTAGGGGTTCAGTCCACGGCACGGGCCAGCCTCTATTTCTACAACACCCGCGCCGAAATTGATCAGTTTATTGCTGCCCTTGGAGAAGCCATTGCCTTCTTTAGCGATGTCTTTGCCTAA